One segment of Paenibacillus rhizovicinus DNA contains the following:
- a CDS encoding Crp/Fnr family transcriptional regulator: MQINKGEILFRQGESGPLFHLRSGLLKIMRTHEDGALLLVNIITPGEIIPHHALISPNPYFGTAVALTASEAETIPAPEWYQRLQEEPARCRDIALLLQDKLRMMQQRIDQLSQVAPADKLRKLQTWFRLYIGEAPLTDVLTQDEIGQLIGLRRETVNRLLRAQRSER, translated from the coding sequence ATGCAGATTAACAAAGGCGAGATTCTGTTTCGTCAAGGCGAATCCGGCCCCCTCTTCCATCTGCGCAGCGGCCTGCTCAAGATCATGCGCACCCACGAGGACGGCGCGCTGCTTCTCGTCAATATCATCACGCCCGGCGAAATCATTCCCCATCACGCGTTAATCAGTCCGAATCCGTATTTCGGTACCGCCGTCGCGTTGACCGCCTCGGAGGCGGAGACCATCCCCGCGCCGGAATGGTACCAGCGGCTGCAGGAGGAACCCGCGCGGTGCCGGGATATCGCGCTGCTGCTGCAGGACAAGCTGCGCATGATGCAGCAGCGCATCGACCAGCTCTCCCAAGTGGCTCCTGCCGATAAACTTCGCAAGCTGCAGACATGGTTTCGTCTCTACATCGGCGAGGCCCCGCTTACGGACGTGCTGACGCAGGACGAGATCGGCCAGCTCATCGGCTTGCGCCGCGAGACCGTCAACCGGCTGCTCCGCGCGCAGAGGTCCGAGCGCTGA